One region of Elusimicrobiota bacterium genomic DNA includes:
- a CDS encoding response regulator, with protein sequence MLTILVIDDSFEFKTMVSDYFMELGYKLETAEEGREGILKAKTKKPDIIFLDVMMPGVGGIEVIRELQLDDDTRNIPILVITGTYLNKNLGELFRQEPNCREFMSKTVEMSFLQKKVEAHLPKKT encoded by the coding sequence ATGCTAACTATACTTGTGATCGATGATAGTTTTGAATTCAAGACCATGGTGTCCGACTATTTCATGGAGCTGGGCTACAAACTCGAAACCGCCGAAGAAGGCCGTGAAGGCATATTAAAAGCCAAGACCAAGAAGCCGGATATTATATTCCTTGATGTGATGATGCCGGGTGTGGGCGGCATAGAAGTGATCCGCGAATTGCAGTTGGACGATGATACCCGTAATATCCCGATACTTGTAATTACCGGCACTTACCTTAATAAGAACCTGGGCGAACTTTTCAGGCAGGAGCCCAACTGCCGCGAGTTCATGAGCAAAACCGTGGAAATGTCCTTTCTTCAAAAAAAAGTTGAAGCGCACCTGCCCAAAAAAACCTGA
- a CDS encoding response regulator transcription factor — MRPDARFRLALVSADPAEVKELKAALWGLRPEIYPKAALLLNVLAKKSPELVIIGVTPPSISARDLISVLRGCGGRRLVLVGLLAAPDARIAGETLAAGADECFAFPPDPALFRARLLNLLARARLNKEDAPEPEVIRLGQLEARPLERTVLFSGKSLKLTALEFDLLLYFLSRQGRVVSRGTLVEQVWRRDFGVNARAVDKRIEVLRFKLGSFGRAIRTVFGLGYMFKAEGL; from the coding sequence ATGAGGCCGGACGCCAGGTTTCGCCTCGCGCTTGTAAGCGCGGACCCCGCCGAGGTTAAAGAGTTGAAAGCCGCGCTTTGGGGACTGAGGCCCGAAATTTACCCGAAAGCGGCGCTCCTCCTTAATGTTTTAGCCAAAAAATCCCCCGAACTGGTAATCATCGGCGTAACTCCGCCTTCCATCAGCGCCCGCGACCTGATTTCCGTGCTGCGCGGCTGCGGCGGGCGGCGGCTTGTTTTGGTCGGTTTGCTTGCCGCTCCGGACGCGCGCATAGCGGGTGAAACACTGGCCGCCGGCGCAGATGAATGCTTCGCTTTCCCTCCCGATCCCGCGCTTTTCAGGGCGCGGCTCCTGAACCTTCTTGCCCGGGCACGGCTGAATAAAGAAGACGCGCCGGAGCCGGAAGTAATCCGGCTCGGACAACTTGAAGCGCGCCCGCTTGAAAGGACCGTTCTTTTTTCGGGGAAAAGCCTGAAGCTGACGGCTCTTGAATTTGATCTTTTACTTTACTTCCTCTCGCGGCAAGGCCGGGTGGTATCGCGCGGTACGCTTGTGGAGCAGGTGTGGCGCAGGGATTTCGGAGTGAACGCGCGCGCGGTGGATAAGAGGATAGAGGTTTTGCGTTTCAAGCTGGGGAGTTTCGGCCGGGCCATCCGCACCGTTTTCGGCCTAGGATATATGTTTAAGGCTGAAGGTTTATAA
- a CDS encoding HAMP domain-containing sensor histidine kinase, translating to MKLYYKLSAALLVIAATASLALSFFFIKFQERELVRTHKERAALLISGTRDILSEAELAADPLMVVDYLSDLLSSRPELAGAELDLGRGFRPIKPRRTPARLRRAPPPAPLFWGRGKLPSEKDKIINRTSPAKRAGPAKNPVEEIHSLKYAARLEFDAAYLESEVRARLTAVYRDLSIAFLCSLFVSAGAGFALSYHLTRRLKRLSAAASAVGEGRFGAEIEARGSDEIAELARTFNAMSARLLELEAMKKNFISSITHELRSPLGAIESYVELLLRDGRAWTRRELSDLARIKTNASRLSNFVTVMLDLAKIERGKMELRLSNYEPGALIEDLAAFFGSEAAKKGVKLTVDISGCRGPMLLDRELTTHALTNLVSNALKFTPAGKEVGISAFMDGEKLRVEVRDEGPGIEPEEIKGLFSVFGQTARGAQKKGTGLGLALSKAIVELHKGRIGAGAAPEGGALFWFEVPRNINP from the coding sequence ATGAAACTGTATTATAAATTAAGCGCCGCGCTGCTTGTTATAGCCGCCACGGCCTCTCTTGCGCTTTCTTTCTTTTTTATAAAGTTTCAGGAGAGAGAGCTTGTCAGAACGCATAAGGAAAGGGCCGCCCTGCTTATCAGCGGAACACGCGACATTCTCTCGGAAGCGGAACTGGCCGCAGATCCGCTTATGGTGGTGGATTACCTCTCGGACTTGCTTTCAAGCCGCCCGGAGCTCGCAGGCGCCGAACTGGACCTGGGCCGCGGATTCAGGCCGATAAAACCAAGACGGACTCCGGCAAGGCTCAGGCGCGCCCCGCCGCCTGCCCCGCTCTTTTGGGGCCGGGGGAAATTGCCATCGGAGAAAGACAAGATAATTAACCGCACCTCCCCGGCCAAAAGGGCGGGGCCTGCAAAAAACCCGGTAGAAGAAATCCATTCGCTCAAGTACGCGGCCAGGCTTGAATTTGACGCGGCATACCTGGAAAGCGAGGTCCGGGCGCGCCTGACCGCCGTTTATCGCGATTTGTCTATCGCCTTTCTATGTTCACTTTTTGTTTCAGCGGGCGCCGGCTTTGCCCTCTCCTATCATCTTACCAGGCGTCTGAAAAGGCTTTCCGCCGCCGCCAGCGCCGTGGGGGAAGGCCGTTTTGGCGCCGAAATAGAGGCCCGCGGCTCCGATGAGATCGCCGAACTTGCGCGCACTTTCAACGCCATGTCGGCGAGACTGCTGGAGCTGGAGGCCATGAAAAAAAATTTTATTTCCTCAATTACCCACGAGTTGCGCTCCCCTCTGGGCGCGATAGAAAGCTATGTGGAACTGCTGCTGCGGGATGGCAGGGCCTGGACGCGCCGTGAACTGAGCGATCTGGCGCGCATAAAGACCAATGCTTCGCGCCTGTCAAATTTTGTCACCGTCATGCTCGATCTGGCCAAGATTGAAAGGGGAAAAATGGAACTGCGCCTTTCAAACTATGAGCCGGGCGCGCTTATTGAAGATCTCGCGGCATTTTTCGGCTCTGAAGCCGCAAAAAAAGGCGTCAAACTAACGGTGGATATTTCCGGCTGCCGCGGCCCAATGCTTCTTGACCGGGAACTTACAACGCACGCGCTTACTAATTTAGTCTCAAACGCCCTGAAATTCACCCCCGCGGGAAAGGAGGTCGGAATTTCGGCCTTTATGGACGGGGAAAAACTGCGGGTGGAAGTGCGCGACGAGGGTCCCGGCATTGAGCCGGAGGAGATCAAAGGCCTGTTTTCCGTTTTCGGCCAGACCGCGCGCGGAGCCCAAAAAAAGGGCACCGGTCTCGGACTCGCGCTTTCAAAGGCCATTGTGGAGCTGCATAAAGGCCGTATCGGAGCCGGAGCGGCGCCTGAAGGGGGAGCTCTTTTCTGGTTTGAGGTCCCGCGGAATATAAACCCGTAA
- a CDS encoding response regulator encodes MTAPLAPLVLVVDDEADYLAIAARLLKGAGYRILESACGLDGVAAAGKNRPGLILLDIGLPDISGLEAARRIRKLPSMSRVPILFFTVRSETNIVAEGLKIPDTGYILKPFDMQELLARVEALLA; translated from the coding sequence ATGACCGCTCCCTTAGCGCCCTTAGTGCTTGTTGTAGACGATGAGGCCGATTACCTTGCCATAGCCGCCAGGCTGTTGAAAGGCGCCGGCTACAGGATTTTAGAATCCGCCTGCGGACTTGACGGAGTGGCGGCGGCCGGAAAAAACAGGCCCGGCCTTATCCTGCTTGACATAGGGCTTCCAGATATAAGCGGGCTTGAAGCCGCCCGTAGAATACGCAAGCTCCCCTCCATGTCGCGCGTGCCGATACTTTTTTTTACCGTCCGCTCTGAAACTAATATCGTGGCGGAGGGCCTGAAAATCCCTGATACAGGGTACATCCTCAAGCCTTTTGACATGCAGGAGCTGCTTGCCAGGGTTGAGGCGCTTTTAGCATGA
- a CDS encoding gliding motility-associated C-terminal domain-containing protein has translation MKLSLRAAFPPMLFALLFCAPAMAARTASLSFADINGIMSYGSGMMYSSDFESEGNAQELAVSTGDAESYSGRSGKLSFWPMPAPVNNLAAVAFSSNTLRLVWTAPTADWTHNRGAALSYILRYSTAIPITSDAGFRSASDFSQDWPPLGPGSGEERIIENFNPGTTYYFSIESVNDQGFSSEISNSVIASALPPLPPINLNVISSGTSSYRVTWMAPTGYQNRIPFGSRFAPASPYEVNSYQVFRATASANADWRFIAEVSSGVFAWTDVVDQGSQYYYHVKAINKAGASQPSYARAGQSGALYFLAPDNESVLEVPGDAAGQFFSAGADPLDTYSIEISTHPEEISGIVVKSVEFAAYKGGLQRDDTFKLSKPSVLRLYYQKNGAEIVPSAADSARSPRQAKVTALTAAKALSLYFYNGAKWLQLYGKVDETGKNIQLNTTLLGRYQIRSTERPGGFSADLSGLSNRLITPNGDGKNDTMVFIFDNPDDTAVKGRIFDIKGLFVATMKKGLVANSLVWDAKAGGQAVPGGVYIYQIEASGHVYNGTVVVVK, from the coding sequence ATGAAGCTAAGCTTGCGGGCGGCTTTTCCGCCCATGCTTTTTGCGTTGCTTTTCTGCGCGCCGGCCATGGCTGCACGGACGGCTTCGCTTTCTTTTGCCGACATCAACGGGATAATGTCCTATGGTTCCGGCATGATGTATTCATCGGATTTTGAATCGGAGGGTAACGCCCAGGAACTGGCGGTTTCAACCGGGGACGCGGAGTCCTACTCAGGGCGTTCCGGTAAGTTGTCTTTTTGGCCCATGCCCGCGCCGGTAAATAATTTAGCCGCTGTGGCTTTTTCAAGCAACACCCTTCGCCTTGTATGGACGGCTCCCACGGCGGACTGGACCCACAACAGGGGGGCCGCGCTGAGTTATATTCTGCGCTACAGCACGGCGATTCCGATTACGAGCGACGCCGGTTTCCGCTCCGCATCCGATTTTTCGCAAGATTGGCCGCCGCTGGGGCCCGGGTCGGGTGAGGAACGGATAATTGAAAACTTTAATCCGGGAACCACCTATTATTTTTCCATAGAGAGCGTCAACGATCAGGGATTTAGCTCCGAAATATCAAATTCAGTTATAGCTTCGGCGCTCCCGCCGCTTCCCCCCATAAATTTAAATGTGATCTCATCCGGAACTTCCTCATATCGCGTAACCTGGATGGCGCCGACCGGCTATCAGAACCGCATTCCCTTTGGCAGCCGCTTTGCCCCGGCCTCACCCTACGAGGTGAATAGTTACCAGGTGTTTCGGGCTACAGCGTCCGCGAACGCCGATTGGCGGTTTATAGCTGAAGTCTCTTCCGGCGTATTCGCCTGGACCGATGTAGTGGACCAGGGTTCGCAATACTACTATCATGTAAAAGCTATAAATAAGGCGGGGGCCTCGCAGCCGTCTTACGCGAGGGCAGGCCAGTCGGGCGCTCTTTATTTTCTGGCGCCGGATAACGAAAGTGTATTGGAGGTGCCTGGCGACGCCGCAGGCCAATTCTTCTCGGCCGGCGCCGACCCGCTTGATACGTATTCAATAGAAATATCCACCCATCCCGAGGAGATATCCGGAATAGTGGTTAAGTCGGTGGAGTTCGCCGCTTATAAAGGCGGCCTGCAGCGGGATGACACATTTAAACTGTCCAAGCCCTCCGTTTTGAGGCTGTATTACCAAAAGAACGGCGCGGAAATAGTCCCCTCAGCCGCGGACAGCGCCAGAAGCCCGCGGCAGGCCAAAGTCACCGCTTTGACCGCCGCAAAAGCCCTAAGCCTTTATTTTTATAATGGAGCCAAGTGGCTTCAGCTTTACGGCAAAGTGGACGAGACCGGAAAAAATATTCAACTTAACACCACGCTTTTGGGGCGTTATCAGATCCGCTCAACCGAGCGTCCAGGCGGTTTTTCGGCTGATCTCTCCGGTCTCTCCAACCGCCTTATAACTCCCAACGGCGACGGCAAAAATGATACCATGGTCTTTATTTTTGACAACCCCGATGACACGGCGGTGAAAGGCCGTATATTTGATATTAAAGGCTTGTTTGTGGCCACAATGAAGAAAGGACTGGTGGCAAATTCTCTGGTTTGGGACGCGAAAGCCGGAGGCCAGGCGGTGCCGGGCGGCGTCTACATTTATCAGATAGAAGCAAGCGGCCATGTGTACAACGGAACGGTGGTGGTCGTAAAGTAG
- a CDS encoding OmpA family protein, with amino-acid sequence MRFYEREDELENELNRGALWAITYGDMMSYLMIFFMILFAFYSSKNITSQFSVKSLEETFGHDNQIVSTLFSKHGIQQIAQVEISANKITINFAEPILFDPGSDNLKASSFPHLQDLAKVFSELPNPIQIEGHTDNRPLGRNARYRSNWELSAARAFSVLRFFLSKGVAPEKLSAVGYGEFKPIKSNDTPEGRGANRRIEINIIRHEI; translated from the coding sequence ATGCGTTTTTACGAAAGGGAAGACGAGCTTGAAAACGAACTGAACCGCGGGGCGCTGTGGGCTATTACCTACGGAGACATGATGAGTTATCTGATGATCTTCTTCATGATCCTGTTCGCCTTTTACAGTTCCAAAAATATTACCTCCCAGTTTAGCGTGAAAAGCCTTGAGGAAACTTTCGGGCACGATAACCAGATAGTCAGCACTCTTTTTTCAAAACATGGCATACAACAGATAGCGCAGGTTGAAATTTCGGCCAACAAGATAACCATAAATTTTGCGGAGCCCATCCTGTTCGACCCGGGAAGCGATAATTTGAAAGCCTCCTCTTTCCCGCATTTACAGGACCTGGCGAAGGTTTTCAGCGAGCTGCCGAACCCCATACAAATTGAAGGCCACACCGACAACAGGCCGCTGGGCAGGAATGCCCGCTACCGTTCCAACTGGGAATTGTCAGCCGCCCGGGCTTTCTCGGTGCTGAGGTTTTTCCTTTCCAAGGGGGTAGCGCCCGAGAAGCTTTCGGCCGTGGGTTATGGCGAGTTCAAGCCCATAAAGAGCAATGATACCCCGGAGGGCCGCGGAGCCAACCGGCGCATCGAGATAAATATAATCCGGCATGAAATATAA
- a CDS encoding gliding motility-associated C-terminal domain-containing protein: protein MANSKCMESPYKKPKRAPASLPQVSRWTLASAVLLLACLTMPRAAINVGDSRALSRLVTPNGDHKNDTFVFQCYNPRAAAIEATIYDLAGAEVAQMRLKTIHLDSSYYYDLEWDPNSGGKKPGGVYLYQIRLEKRVYKGTVVVIR from the coding sequence ATGGCAAATAGCAAATGTATGGAATCGCCTTATAAAAAACCAAAGCGGGCGCCGGCAAGCCTGCCGCAGGTCAGCAGGTGGACACTGGCTTCGGCTGTTTTACTGCTGGCGTGTTTAACAATGCCGCGCGCCGCCATAAATGTCGGCGACTCCCGCGCCCTTTCAAGATTGGTCACGCCTAACGGCGACCATAAAAACGACACTTTTGTTTTCCAGTGTTACAACCCGCGGGCGGCCGCCATAGAGGCTACGATATACGATCTGGCCGGCGCGGAAGTGGCCCAGATGCGTCTTAAAACAATACATCTTGATAGTTCTTACTACTACGACCTGGAATGGGACCCCAATTCCGGCGGCAAAAAACCCGGGGGGGTGTATCTTTACCAGATAAGACTTGAAAAGAGAGTTTATAAGGGCACCGTAGTAGTGATACGGTGA
- a CDS encoding ATP-binding protein → MGEGMENIPDKTIYSEMDYLWQSVRDAQESASSAIEDRKKTAQEASALSSRLAHLERALKECLERETGLKTEISALQGKIEGDADIVARARKLNESAGNAPGREAALAEELAGKKGENSILEAEIAALRSELAGLKETLAARQRAVDALQGKAAALTSLGEIAEIIKADCLASGKTASAYEILAARLGEAVAARKRALHQTSAFKAVLGKTAEKIVNLEKNNSALRRGIAEQEEAAAALRAQLELKENRLALSAGEKIELENRLAAVLASRSGLEERLKDAENRCAEYKETARKAEALSSELEFELAGTRLKAEEQKSNFTGAVKQIFGLQEKAAELRRGLEESSQKTRAVQAALEARNSDIEKINLILRDRSADLFQEKEIHKKALVKIRILQENTETLNERLVKNQEYAAALMRRLEEKERTLTDLKEENKRVGALEREIDDLKRKNLHITELIKREQFNFTDKVSASLEKASKGIKGFSIRLSVPERRGFEPSLKSLADAVEIIKGWREYMDEETPELSEENLAHFLSDQAAHWETTFRTKRLALSKQILMPYATARINAQKLKLAFTNIITNAYEHLGAGGALKLVLKASENEAEAVFAFEDSGPGFSQEALEKLFLPFNPGGKDKVGIGLTIAEAVARKHGGKLTAKNGKMRGALVELTLPIARELPK, encoded by the coding sequence ATGGGTGAAGGAATGGAAAACATCCCCGATAAAACCATTTACTCCGAGATGGATTATCTCTGGCAAAGCGTGCGCGACGCGCAAGAGAGCGCCTCAAGCGCCATTGAGGACCGCAAAAAAACCGCACAAGAGGCGTCCGCTTTGAGTTCAAGGCTCGCGCACCTGGAGCGGGCTCTAAAAGAATGTCTGGAACGGGAAACCGGGCTGAAAACTGAAATCTCCGCCCTGCAAGGAAAAATTGAGGGGGATGCGGACATCGTAGCCAGAGCGCGGAAACTGAATGAAAGCGCGGGCAATGCCCCCGGACGCGAGGCGGCTTTAGCGGAGGAGCTCGCCGGGAAAAAAGGGGAGAATTCTATTTTGGAAGCCGAGATCGCGGCCCTGCGCTCGGAACTGGCCGGTTTAAAAGAGACCCTTGCCGCAAGGCAGAGGGCGGTGGACGCCCTGCAGGGCAAAGCAGCCGCTCTGACATCGCTTGGAGAAATCGCCGAAATAATAAAAGCCGATTGTCTTGCCTCCGGAAAAACGGCCTCGGCCTACGAAATTCTCGCGGCCAGGCTTGGAGAAGCCGTTGCCGCACGGAAACGCGCGCTGCATCAAACGAGCGCTTTTAAAGCCGTACTGGGCAAAACCGCCGAAAAAATAGTAAATCTGGAGAAAAACAACTCCGCGCTCAGGCGCGGGATAGCGGAGCAAGAGGAAGCGGCGGCGGCTTTGAGGGCGCAGCTTGAACTCAAGGAAAACCGCCTCGCGCTTTCTGCCGGAGAGAAAATCGAGCTTGAAAACCGGCTCGCGGCCGTCCTGGCCTCGCGGAGCGGGCTTGAAGAACGCCTGAAAGACGCCGAAAACCGCTGCGCGGAGTACAAGGAAACCGCGCGAAAAGCCGAAGCTCTCTCTTCGGAGCTTGAATTCGAGCTGGCCGGAACGCGCCTGAAAGCCGAGGAGCAAAAAAGTAATTTTACCGGAGCCGTAAAACAGATTTTCGGTCTGCAGGAAAAGGCGGCGGAATTAAGGCGCGGGCTTGAAGAAAGCTCGCAAAAAACACGGGCGGTTCAGGCGGCCCTTGAGGCCAGAAATTCCGACATTGAAAAGATCAACCTGATTTTACGCGACAGATCCGCCGACCTATTCCAGGAAAAGGAAATACATAAAAAAGCTCTGGTAAAAATAAGAATTCTCCAGGAAAACACTGAGACGCTCAACGAACGCCTGGTAAAAAACCAGGAATACGCCGCCGCGCTTATGCGCCGCCTGGAAGAAAAAGAAAGGACGCTTACGGACCTGAAGGAAGAGAACAAGAGGGTGGGGGCGCTGGAACGCGAAATTGACGATTTAAAACGCAAAAATCTGCACATAACCGAATTAATAAAACGCGAGCAGTTTAATTTCACCGATAAGGTCAGCGCAAGCCTGGAAAAGGCTTCAAAGGGCATAAAAGGGTTCAGCATAAGACTTTCGGTTCCCGAGCGGCGCGGCTTTGAACCTTCCCTTAAAAGCCTGGCTGACGCGGTGGAAATTATTAAAGGCTGGCGGGAATATATGGACGAGGAAACGCCTGAGCTTTCAGAAGAAAACCTGGCGCATTTTCTGTCCGATCAGGCGGCGCACTGGGAAACGACTTTCCGCACGAAAAGACTCGCGCTTTCAAAGCAAATACTTATGCCGTACGCCACGGCACGGATAAACGCGCAAAAACTCAAACTTGCGTTTACCAATATAATAACGAACGCCTACGAACATCTTGGAGCCGGCGGCGCTCTAAAGCTGGTGCTTAAAGCCTCGGAAAACGAAGCAGAAGCCGTCTTTGCCTTTGAGGATTCGGGGCCCGGCTTCAGCCAGGAAGCACTTGAGAAACTATTTCTGCCCTTTAACCCGGGAGGCAAGGACAAAGTCGGCATCGGGCTTACCATTGCCGAAGCCGTGGCCCGCAAACACGGCGGAAAGCTCACGGCTAAAAACGGTAAGATGAGAGGGGCTTTAGTTGAGCTTACACTGCCGATAGCAAGGGAGCTGCCTAAATAG
- a CDS encoding ATP-binding protein: MKLTTRFFLILLGIAVVPLLLSVAWNIKQYNSSVTSYYDLHKGISSLSAANVDEWFLGVNRDLAFLYEIENPLNKKNISDIQVIQQATRINSDIMSLSMLAKDGKELFFLQSETVQSASPLASYQTELIKRVQASGIVSGGDVLCLSRHAYYPLAYPLVDGRVVVFHFLMDKLLAKINSQETGRTGEVVLTDGRGRALPCQRLRGGKPDPAELLRIFRAGGRTGRLDAITIVGKPYSGAYSAVGKLDWAALSVQTDDELYGRQKKSIFIFSVFAVTVFAITLFVVFLISNRIIGPINNMVNGVKGFLKNQHLDKIIPAVGWPEIKILVGVLNRMMLELQAYRAFQLNQIVEEKNKAQALIDTIPDGVLLIDDRGGLIYSNQTALNLLGIPRMAADVLIPRSVKNEAFYAEFSKLSLSKEKFFRSELEAPLSNTTSTVLKSFRIIANQFMLATLKRHGRVIIIRDISYEKELEKAKEDFFHMITHDMRAPLATIQGYAELLMKKVPPSPSTDKYFKSVLYSSRRLRGMIDDILNTTKLERGTMALQIDKMSAGELITRVCENHEPVAGPKNIKISAPQPAVPIIFNGDPILLERVVTNIVGNALKFTPSGGSITLSCSETADEVLFSVRDTGPGIPEDKRQMIFEKYSQMEEHKSMGFGLGLAMCKMTVELHKGKIWVESEVGKGSDFLFTVSKKMTQEAKPETQAETKA; the protein is encoded by the coding sequence ATGAAACTTACCACCAGATTCTTTCTTATACTGCTCGGCATAGCTGTGGTGCCTCTATTGCTGTCGGTCGCCTGGAACATCAAGCAGTATAACTCCTCTGTTACCAGCTATTACGATCTGCACAAGGGCATTTCAAGCCTTTCCGCCGCCAACGTGGACGAATGGTTCCTGGGTGTTAACAGGGACCTTGCTTTTCTCTATGAAATAGAAAATCCGCTTAATAAAAAGAATATCAGCGACATTCAGGTAATCCAACAGGCTACGCGCATTAATTCCGATATCATGTCGCTCAGCATGCTTGCCAAGGACGGGAAGGAGCTGTTTTTCCTGCAGAGCGAGACTGTACAATCGGCCAGCCCTCTTGCATCTTATCAAACCGAGCTGATAAAAAGAGTGCAGGCAAGCGGCATCGTTTCCGGCGGGGATGTTTTGTGCCTTAGCCGCCACGCTTATTATCCGCTGGCCTACCCGCTGGTGGACGGGCGGGTGGTGGTTTTCCATTTTTTAATGGATAAGCTTCTGGCAAAAATAAATTCACAGGAGACCGGCCGTACCGGGGAAGTTGTGCTGACCGACGGCCGGGGCAGGGCGCTGCCGTGCCAGAGATTACGCGGCGGCAAACCGGATCCGGCGGAATTGCTGAGGATCTTCCGCGCCGGCGGCAGGACGGGGCGGCTTGACGCCATTACGATTGTGGGCAAGCCCTATTCAGGCGCCTACTCTGCCGTGGGCAAACTGGACTGGGCGGCCCTGTCCGTGCAGACGGATGACGAGCTTTACGGCCGCCAGAAAAAATCCATATTTATCTTTTCAGTGTTCGCCGTGACGGTATTCGCCATAACGCTTTTTGTGGTGTTTTTGATTTCAAACCGCATTATAGGCCCCATCAACAACATGGTCAACGGGGTGAAGGGTTTTCTTAAAAACCAGCACCTTGACAAAATAATACCGGCGGTAGGCTGGCCCGAGATAAAAATACTGGTCGGCGTTTTAAACCGCATGATGCTGGAGCTGCAGGCCTACCGCGCTTTCCAGCTTAACCAGATAGTGGAAGAGAAAAATAAGGCCCAGGCTCTTATCGATACGATCCCCGACGGGGTGCTGCTTATCGACGACAGGGGCGGCCTTATCTATTCCAATCAGACGGCGCTGAACCTGCTTGGCATACCAAGGATGGCGGCTGATGTCCTGATACCGCGCTCCGTAAAAAACGAGGCTTTTTACGCGGAATTTTCCAAACTGAGCCTGTCCAAAGAAAAATTTTTCCGTTCGGAGCTGGAAGCCCCTCTTTCTAACACTACCTCCACCGTGCTGAAAAGTTTCCGCATAATAGCCAACCAGTTCATGCTGGCTACCCTGAAACGCCACGGCCGCGTCATTATTATCAGGGATATAAGCTACGAAAAGGAGCTTGAAAAGGCGAAGGAAGATTTTTTCCACATGATTACCCACGATATGCGCGCTCCGCTTGCCACCATACAGGGTTATGCCGAACTGCTGATGAAAAAAGTTCCCCCCTCGCCTTCCACGGACAAGTATTTTAAAAGTGTGCTTTATTCTTCCAGGCGCCTGCGGGGTATGATAGACGATATTTTAAATACCACCAAGCTTGAGCGCGGCACCATGGCTCTCCAGATAGATAAAATGTCCGCCGGCGAGCTTATAACCAGAGTCTGCGAAAACCACGAACCGGTGGCGGGCCCGAAGAACATAAAGATAAGCGCGCCGCAGCCTGCCGTTCCGATTATATTCAACGGTGACCCGATTCTTCTTGAGCGCGTGGTCACAAACATTGTGGGCAACGCCTTGAAGTTCACGCCTTCCGGAGGCAGTATAACGCTTTCCTGTTCGGAAACCGCGGACGAGGTTCTTTTTAGCGTGCGGGACACCGGCCCCGGCATACCGGAAGACAAGCGGCAGATGATCTTTGAGAAATATTCCCAGATGGAAGAGCATAAAAGCATGGGTTTCGGCCTGGGGCTTGCCATGTGCAAGATGACCGTGGAGCTGCATAAGGGCAAGATATGGGTGGAGTCGGAGGTGGGTAAGGGCAGCGATTTCCTTTTCACAGTTTCAAAAAAAATGACGCAGGAGGCAAAACCCGAGACGCAAGCTGAAACAAAAGCTTGA